A window of the Barnesiella propionica genome harbors these coding sequences:
- a CDS encoding pyridoxal phosphate-dependent aminotransferase yields the protein MQNAPKLSEITPANRVNNISEYYFSKKLREIAEMNANGKQVISLGIGGPDRPPHADTIETLCRESRRDDTHVYQPYVGIPELRQAFAEWYKKWYRVTLNPKTEIQPLIGSKEGILHISLAFLNPGDGVLVPNPGYPTYCSVSRLAEADIYTYDLQEENGWMPDFEALEKMPLEKIKLMWVNYPHMPTGTCATIELFTRLVEFGKRHKIIIVNDNPYSFILNDNPLSILEIAGAKEICIEMNSLSKSHNMSGWRIGMLASNSQFIEWILRVKSNIDSGMFRPLQSAAVTALHCGKDWYDSLNRQYASRRLVAEKIMNALGCTFDSGQKGLFLWGKVPDTANSGEALADRVLYDANVFITPGFIFGSQGDRYIRISLCATEDVLEKALQRIKTLNFKENK from the coding sequence ATGCAGAATGCACCCAAACTATCTGAAATAACCCCGGCAAACCGGGTAAACAACATCAGCGAATATTATTTCTCAAAAAAATTAAGAGAAATAGCTGAAATGAATGCCAACGGAAAACAGGTAATAAGCCTGGGCATCGGCGGACCGGACCGGCCGCCTCACGCCGACACCATAGAAACCTTATGCCGGGAAAGCCGACGGGACGACACTCATGTATACCAGCCTTATGTCGGTATTCCCGAATTGAGGCAGGCATTTGCAGAATGGTATAAAAAATGGTATAGAGTAACATTAAACCCTAAAACAGAAATTCAACCTTTGATAGGCTCGAAAGAAGGTATCTTGCATATTTCTCTGGCATTTCTTAACCCGGGGGACGGAGTTCTCGTTCCTAATCCAGGCTATCCTACTTACTGTTCGGTAAGCCGTCTCGCCGAAGCGGATATTTACACATATGACCTTCAGGAAGAAAACGGATGGATGCCTGATTTCGAAGCGCTTGAAAAAATGCCTCTCGAAAAAATAAAACTTATGTGGGTAAATTATCCTCATATGCCTACCGGAACCTGTGCGACTATCGAATTATTCACCCGTCTGGTAGAATTCGGGAAACGCCACAAAATTATAATTGTGAATGACAATCCGTACAGTTTTATCTTAAACGATAATCCGTTGAGCATCCTCGAAATTGCAGGAGCCAAAGAAATATGCATAGAGATGAATTCATTGAGCAAATCCCATAATATGAGCGGATGGCGCATCGGTATGCTGGCTTCGAACTCCCAATTCATCGAATGGATATTACGGGTAAAAAGTAATATCGATTCAGGAATGTTCCGTCCGCTACAATCGGCAGCCGTAACAGCTTTACATTGCGGTAAAGACTGGTATGATTCCCTCAACCGCCAATATGCGTCACGACGTTTGGTTGCCGAAAAAATCATGAATGCTCTCGGATGCACATTCGATTCTGGACAAAAAGGTCTTTTCCTGTGGGGCAAAGTTCCCGATACCGCAAATAGCGGGGAAGCATTGGCAGACCGGGTTTTATACGATGCTAATGTATTTATCACTCCCGGTTTTATTTTCGGCAGCCAAGGAGACCGCTATATAAGAATCTCTTTATGTGCAACTGAGGATGTCCTGGAAAAAGCACTTCAACGTATAAAGACATTAAATTTTAAAGAAAATAAATAA
- a CDS encoding prephenate dehydratase, whose protein sequence is MEKKRIAIQGVTGCYHEAAARSYFYQEEIEAVPCMSFPELFAKMNDDCTLLGIMAIENTIAGSLLQNHELLRKSELNIIGEYKLRISHVLAALPDDTLQTVTEVNSHPIALMQCEEFLKSNPHMKIVEKDDTAGSAKEISENSLKGHAAICGELAAQIYGLNILARGIETNKRNFTRFLILADRFAGEEYTARHTINKASLVFSLPHTHGSLSKVLTILSFYDINLSKIQSLPIIGREWEYRFYVDVTFDNFTRYKQSLDAIRPLTKDFKILGEYAECTQTI, encoded by the coding sequence ATGGAAAAGAAAAGAATTGCTATACAAGGAGTAACAGGCTGTTATCATGAAGCTGCCGCACGTTCTTATTTTTATCAGGAAGAAATAGAAGCCGTTCCGTGCATGAGTTTTCCGGAGTTATTTGCAAAAATGAACGATGACTGCACTTTATTGGGAATCATGGCAATCGAAAATACGATTGCGGGTAGTTTATTACAAAACCACGAGTTATTACGTAAAAGTGAATTAAACATCATAGGTGAATATAAATTACGCATTTCCCATGTACTGGCTGCTCTTCCGGACGATACCCTGCAAACTGTCACAGAAGTGAATTCCCACCCTATCGCATTAATGCAATGTGAAGAATTCCTCAAAAGCAATCCGCACATGAAGATCGTAGAAAAGGACGACACAGCAGGAAGTGCAAAAGAAATATCGGAAAATTCACTAAAAGGACATGCAGCCATATGCGGAGAGCTCGCAGCACAAATTTACGGTCTAAACATCCTCGCAAGAGGGATCGAAACCAATAAACGGAATTTTACCCGTTTTCTGATTCTGGCAGACCGTTTTGCCGGAGAAGAATACACGGCCAGACATACTATAAACAAAGCATCTCTGGTTTTCAGTCTTCCCCATACACACGGCAGCCTGTCAAAAGTTCTTACTATCTTATCTTTTTATGATATCAATCTATCTAAGATACAGTCATTACCTATCATCGGAAGAGAATGGGAATACCGCTTCTACGTAGATGTAACCTTTGACAACTTTACCCGGTACAAACAATCTCTCGACGCAATAAGACCATTAACTAAAGACTTTAAAATACTTGGAGAATATGCAGAATGCACCCAAACTATCTGA